The Syngnathoides biaculeatus isolate LvHL_M chromosome 16, ASM1980259v1, whole genome shotgun sequence DNA segment tcatcggagactctaaattgctcctaggtgtcaatgtgtgtgcgacttgtctgtctccatgttccctgcaattggctggcatgtTGTgggcgcctcctgcccgttgacagttgggataggctccagcactccccgcggcccttgtggggataagcggcaaagaaaatggatggatggatgtacgaaAAAGAGATGAAAAAGTGTCTCTTAATCTGTTAGTTTCCCCCCCTTTGCACACTTTCACAACAAAGTTTTGCCCTAACCCTATCCAAGCTGATTTGGAGttaaaggtggggtacactctggcctggtcgccagccaatcgcagggcacttacaCACACTTGTATTTATACCTAAAGAAAATTTAGGGTGGATAATAATCTAACATGCCTGTGTTAGGAATGTGAGAGGATGTCAGATTACTTAAAGAAACCCCACATAagaacagggagaacaagcaaactccacagaggaagaTCAGAGATTCAAACCTAgaacctcagacctgtgaggcagacCTGCTGACCATTAGTGCACTGTGCTTTCTTGTAAAATGTGCTGTATAAATGTATTACTCCGTTGTCTTTCATTCTAAAATCCATGgtgttctgaccaaaaagtgATCATTTTTTGTAACCAGTGGATTGGTTTATTCACTTTTGCCCTATGTGTTGTTGTCACCAATGTATTCCCTCTGGGGAGGTCAAaggtcaatttttttgttcacgATGACTCGAAGCAGGGAGAAGGTTGATAATCAGGGACGTAATTACACACGAAGGATCAGTCTAAAGTTCAGGGCTCTGAAAGATCAGTGGATTTCGATCTGACAGAAACAACAGCACACGAGGGTGGCCTTttatctttttacattttttttttcctccccccgtTTCCCAGATTAGTGAAGGCAGCGCGGCAAGTGCGCAGCAAAGCAGGACGTTGAGCTCTTCCCAGTGGAGAACATGGACATCCTTGAGACGGACGCCTACGACAGGCGCCAGAGAAGAAACACGGTAAGATCTCGTTTACATTGATTTGCCATTTTGATTATTCGAAATGATATCATCGTTGAtctgttcctttttttgttttcatatacaCTGTCTGTTTCCTTCTCTTTCAGTCCTGTGCTCTGCTCTTCTGCCTCACACCTTTCTTTCTGGCCTCTGCCGTGTACTTCTACGTGTGGACTCCAGGCTCGCCGGCATCCATCACGCTGGCGGGTGTCAAATCAGCACCGGCGCTCCTGCTGGCCGCGACGGTGCTGAGCTGGAACGGAGGTCAGAGTGCGCCGGGTGTGGTGGGAGGACTCGTCCTCTCGGCTGTGGGCGACTGCTGCCTGGTGTGGCCTGAGCTTTTCCTCCATGGTAGGAGACAccatttttctttaatttttcttcatacacacacacagaaatcaTAAACATTGAATCATGTCATTATTTTTATGCAGGTGTATAACCAAAATAGCATGTACAGGAAGGTTTTAAAGTAGTTATAAAGCATGACGATTTAATATAAAAGTAGAAATATTTTGATGGATGCCCTCACTGCATAATAGGAAAATTATGTAAGaggtctttttctgtttttaaatgaacagttcaagatccatccattttcttcaccgcttatcctcacgagggtcgcagggagtgctggagcctatcccagctgtcaatggtacaccctgaactagtcgtcAGCcaatagggcacatggagacaaacagctgcgctcacaatcacacctcggggtgatttagtgtccaattattgtcgcatgtttttgggatgtgggaggaaacccacgcagggacggggagaacatgcaaactccacacgggcgggtccgggattgtacccgggccctcagaactgtgaggccaacgctttaccagctaaaccaccgtgccaccccagtTCAAGATTTCAcactaaaattttcatttgagatTACTTTcactccatccattatccaagccacttatcctcacaagggttgcgggagtgctggtatcctgtatgtaccttttgttgcatttttatgtTAATTATGCAAAGCTGGGAAACACTTTTTCGGCAGCTTTATAGGCCTGCTGTTTAAAGCTGTACATCTTTGTCATCTCCTTTAGGAATGGCTGCATTTGCACTGGCTCACCTCCTCTACTCGCTCACCTTCCTCTCATCCCGCTACGAGCCATATTCATCCTCCTCTTGGTGGACTGGCCCGCTGTATCTGATCCTGGTCCTGATTACGGGAGGTGTTTACATATACTTGTTTCCATTTTTGCGGAAGAATCCAAACTCAGAGCTCCTCACTCCCGGCGTGGGGGTCTACGTTGCCTTACTCTCAATCATGGCGATATTAGCCATCAGAACCCGTCATGCATTTACACTGCTAGGAGGTTTGTGCTTCATGCTGTCTGACTTCATGTTGGCTTTGCAGGAGTTTAAGGTGACAGCACCTATTGAACACAGCAATACTGCTATCATGGTGACATATTACTTAGCGCAACTGCTTATT contains these protein-coding regions:
- the tmem86b gene encoding lysoplasmalogenase — translated: MDILETDAYDRRQRRNTSCALLFCLTPFFLASAVYFYVWTPGSPASITLAGVKSAPALLLAATVLSWNGGQSAPGVVGGLVLSAVGDCCLVWPELFLHGMAAFALAHLLYSLTFLSSRYEPYSSSSWWTGPLYLILVLITGGVYIYLFPFLRKNPNSELLTPGVGVYVALLSIMAILAIRTRHAFTLLGGLCFMLSDFMLALQEFKVTAPIEHSNTAIMVTYYLAQLLISVGAMRAVENKRDFAKWKRS